The Eleutherodactylus coqui strain aEleCoq1 chromosome 6, aEleCoq1.hap1, whole genome shotgun sequence genome window below encodes:
- the GREM1 gene encoding gremlin-1 produces MNRLVYSLGPMFLLVGLLLPNIEGNKKVRGSQGAIPPPDKGQPNDSEQSSTRPGTQSRGKGKGQALVADEVLESSQEALHITERKYLKRDWCKTQPLKQTIHEEGCNKRTILNRFCYGQCNSFYIPRHIRREEGSFQSCSFCKPKKFTTMVVTLNCPERQPPTKKKRITRVKQCRCISIDLD; encoded by the coding sequence atGAACCGTTTGGTTTATTCACTGGGACCCATGTTCCTTCTTGTTGGACTCTTGCTACCTAACATTGAAGGAAATAAAAAGGTTCGTGGATCTCAAGGTGCCATTCCTCCTCCTGACAAAGGGCAACCTAATGACTCTGAACAAAGCTCGACAAGGCCAGGGACCCAAAGCAGAGGTAAAGGAAAAGGACAAGCTCTGGTAGCTGATGAGGTATTGGAGTCCAGTCAGGAAGCACTACATATTACTGAAAGAAAGTATCTGAAGAGGGACTGGTGTAAGACACAGCCACTCAAGCAAACCATCCATGAGGAAGGATGCAACAAGCGCACCATCCTCAACCGGTTCTGTTATGGGCAGTGCAACTCTTTCTATATTCCCCGACATATCCGCCGGGAGGAAGGATCCTTCCAGTCCTGCTCATTCTGCAAGCCTAAAAAATTCACTACCATGGTGGTTACACTCAACTGTCCTGAGCGCCAGCCACCCACAAAGAAGAAAAGAATAACTCGTGTCAAGCAATGTCGCTGCATCTCTATAGATCTGGACTAG